Proteins from one Mixophyes fleayi isolate aMixFle1 chromosome 9, aMixFle1.hap1, whole genome shotgun sequence genomic window:
- the ST6GALNAC6 gene encoding alpha-N-acetylgalactosaminide alpha-2,6-sialyltransferase 6: MTSASSRTAALILLFAFVTFLIILSSNNTEEPFNYKELKIKHNNPPNIRKWGLQDGYISVSGNKTLHAKCNSCVLVTSSSHLLNTELGSKIDQSECTIRMNDAPTTGYEKDVGNKTTFRVVAHSSVYRVLRRPQEFLSRSPGQTLIFWGPPIKMQQNSKANLYHIIQRASSAFPNVSAFILSPRNMGRFDELFRAETGRDREKSHSWLSTGWFTMVIAVELCNNVHVYGMVPPNYCSKRQHKMAYHYYEPRGSDECTTYIQNERGRRGHHHRFITEKLVFARWASVYNISFSHPEWFKDPDNDSY, translated from the exons ATGACAAGCGCCAgc AGCCGCACTGCTGCCCTCATACTGCTCTTCGCCTTCGTCACTTTCCTCATCATTCTGAGTTCCAATAACACCGAGGAGCCATTCAATTACAAGGAGCTGAAAATCAAACACAACAATCCTCCCAATATTAGGAAATGGGGACTGCAAGACGGGTACATTTCAGTATCTGGAAACAAG ACCCTTCACGCCAAGTGCAACAGCTGTGTCCTTGTCACCAGTTCCAGCCACCTCCTTAACACCGAGCTGGGCTCCAAGATCGACCAGTCAGAATGCACCATCCGCATGAACGACGCCCCCACCACGGGCTACGAGAAAGACGTGGGCAACAAGACGACGTTCAGAGTGGTCGCGCACTCCAGCGTCTACCGGGTGCTCCGGCGACCCCAAGAGTTCCTGAGCCGATCTCCGGGCCAGACCCTCATATTCTGGGGGCCTCCCATCAAGATGCAGCAGAACAGCAAAGCTAACCTGTATCACATCATCCAGCGGGCCAGCTCGGCTTTCCCCAATGTGTCGGCTTTCATTTTGTCCCCCCGGAACATGGGCCGGTTCGACGAACTCTTCCGGGCAGAAACTGGCAGAGATCG GGAGAAGTCTCATTCGTGGCTAAGCACGGGATGGTTTACCATGGTCATCGCCGTGGAACTGTGTAATAATGTCCACGTTTATGGAATGGTGCCTCCTAACTACTGCAG TAAGCGACAGCACAAGATGGCGTATCATTATTACGAGCCCAGGGGCTCGGATGAGTGTACCACTTATATTCAGAACGAGCGCGGGCGAAGAGGCCACCACCATCGTTTCATCACAGAGAAACTGGTGTTTGCCCGCTGGGCGTCTGTATATAACATCTCCTTCTCACATCCCGAGTGGTTCAAAGATCCAGACAACGACTCCTACTAA